One genomic region from Phocoena sinus isolate mPhoSin1 chromosome 3, mPhoSin1.pri, whole genome shotgun sequence encodes:
- the HNRNPA0 gene encoding heterogeneous nuclear ribonucleoprotein A0 isoform X2, with product MENSQLCKLFIGGLNVQTSESGLRGHFEAFGTLTDCVVVVNPQTKRSRCFGFVTYSNVEEADAAMAASPHAVDGNTVELKRAVSREDSARPGAHAKNHDAADKAAVVKFHPIQGHRVEVKKAVPKEDIHSGGGGGGSRSSRGGRGGRGRGGGRDQNGLSKGGGGYNSYGGYGGGGGYNAYGGGGGGSSYGGSDYGNGFGGFGSYSQHQSSYGPMKSGGGGGGGGSSWGGRSNSGPYRGGYGGGGGYGGSSF from the exons ATGGAGAATTCCCAGCTGTGTAAGCTGTTCATCGGCGGCCTCAACGTGCAGACGAGTGAGTCGGGCCTGCGCGGCCACTTTGAGGCCTTTGGGACCCTGACGGACTGCGTGGTGGTGGTGAACCCCCAGACCAAGCGCTCCCGTTGCTTTGGCTTCGTGACCTACTCCAATGTGGAGGAGGCCGATGCCGCCATGGCCGCCTCGCCCCATGCCGTGGACGGCAACACGGTGGAGCTGAAGCGGGCGGTGTCCCGGGAGGATTCGGCGCGGCCCGGTGCCCACGCCAAG AATCACGACGCGGCAGACAAGGCCGCGGTGGTCAAGTTCCATCCGATCCAGGGCCATCGCGTGGAGGTGAAGAAGGCTGTCCCTAAGGAGGATATCCACTCCGGTGGGGGCGGAGGCGGCTCCCGCTCCTCCCGGGGTGGCCGGGGCGGTCGGGGTCGGGGCGGTGGTCGTGACCAGAACGGCCTGTCTAAGGGCGGCGGCGGCTACAACAGCTACGGTGGTTACGGCGGCGGCGGTGGCTACAACGCCTACGGAGGCGGCGGAGGCGGTTCGTCCTACGGTGGAAGCGACTACGGTAACGGCTTCGGCGGCTTCGGTAGCTACAGCCAGCACCAGTCGTCCTACGGGCCCATGAAGagcggtggcggcggcggtggAGGAGGCAGCAGCTGGGGAGGTCGCAGTAACAGTGGACCTTACAGAGGTGGCTATGGCGGTGGGGGTGGGTATGGAGGCAGCtccttctaa
- the HNRNPA0 gene encoding heterogeneous nuclear ribonucleoprotein A0 isoform X1 — MENSQLCKLFIGGLNVQTSESGLRGHFEAFGTLTDCVVVVNPQTKRSRCFGFVTYSNVEEADAAMAASPHAVDGNTVELKRAVSREDSARPGAHAKVKKLFVGGLKGDVAEGDLIEHFSQFGTVEKAEIIADKQSGKKRGFGFVYFQNHDAADKAAVVKFHPIQGHRVEVKKAVPKEDIHSGGGGGGSRSSRGGRGGRGRGGGRDQNGLSKGGGGYNSYGGYGGGGGYNAYGGGGGGSSYGGSDYGNGFGGFGSYSQHQSSYGPMKSGGGGGGGGSSWGGRSNSGPYRGGYGGGGGYGGSSF; from the coding sequence ATGGAGAATTCCCAGCTGTGTAAGCTGTTCATCGGCGGCCTCAACGTGCAGACGAGTGAGTCGGGCCTGCGCGGCCACTTTGAGGCCTTTGGGACCCTGACGGACTGCGTGGTGGTGGTGAACCCCCAGACCAAGCGCTCCCGTTGCTTTGGCTTCGTGACCTACTCCAATGTGGAGGAGGCCGATGCCGCCATGGCCGCCTCGCCCCATGCCGTGGACGGCAACACGGTGGAGCTGAAGCGGGCGGTGTCCCGGGAGGATTCGGCGCGGCCCGGTGCCCACGCCAAGGTGAAGAAGCTCTTTGTCGGGGGCCTTAAGGGAGACGTGGCCGAGGGCGACCTGATAGAGCACTTCTCGCAGTTTGGCACCGTGGAAAAGGCCGAGATTATTGCCGACAAGCAGTCTGGCAAGAAGCGTGGTTTCGGCTTCGTGTATTTTCAGAATCACGACGCGGCAGACAAGGCCGCGGTGGTCAAGTTCCATCCGATCCAGGGCCATCGCGTGGAGGTGAAGAAGGCTGTCCCTAAGGAGGATATCCACTCCGGTGGGGGCGGAGGCGGCTCCCGCTCCTCCCGGGGTGGCCGGGGCGGTCGGGGTCGGGGCGGTGGTCGTGACCAGAACGGCCTGTCTAAGGGCGGCGGCGGCTACAACAGCTACGGTGGTTACGGCGGCGGCGGTGGCTACAACGCCTACGGAGGCGGCGGAGGCGGTTCGTCCTACGGTGGAAGCGACTACGGTAACGGCTTCGGCGGCTTCGGTAGCTACAGCCAGCACCAGTCGTCCTACGGGCCCATGAAGagcggtggcggcggcggtggAGGAGGCAGCAGCTGGGGAGGTCGCAGTAACAGTGGACCTTACAGAGGTGGCTATGGCGGTGGGGGTGGGTATGGAGGCAGCtccttctaa